From a single Nostoc sp. MS1 genomic region:
- a CDS encoding SDR family NAD(P)-dependent oxidoreductase has product MATFGRIDVLVNNAGHGLISALEEVSDVDIHRFFETNFFGALRLIQTVLPVMRQQGRGHIVNMSSTAGLVGFAGSRLYCGAKFALEGTSEALAKEVESLGVKVTLIEPGAFRTDFNGRSLATAKQSIDAYAPMINASLQWFKQMDGKQPGNPQAAAQAIIQALESPDPPMRLALGTDAMSLIQEKLEWLKRDLDTWQQVTVSTDYTDRCSNLQC; this is encoded by the coding sequence ATCGCTACATTTGGTCGAATTGATGTGCTGGTCAACAATGCTGGACATGGACTTATTTCCGCACTCGAAGAAGTCAGTGATGTTGATATTCACCGATTTTTTGAAACCAACTTCTTTGGAGCGCTCCGTCTGATACAAACTGTCTTACCTGTGATGCGTCAGCAAGGCAGAGGTCACATTGTCAATATGTCATCCACCGCAGGATTAGTGGGATTTGCTGGCAGCCGCCTCTACTGTGGAGCTAAATTTGCTCTGGAAGGTACGTCTGAAGCCTTGGCGAAGGAGGTCGAATCCTTGGGAGTTAAGGTCACTTTAATTGAACCTGGGGCATTTCGCACAGATTTTAACGGGCGCTCTCTGGCAACAGCCAAACAATCAATTGATGCCTATGCTCCAATGATCAATGCTTCATTGCAGTGGTTCAAACAGATGGATGGTAAGCAACCTGGCAATCCACAAGCAGCTGCGCAAGCCATCATTCAAGCTCTGGAAAGTCCTGATCCACCGATGCGACTGGCATTAGGCACGGATGCCATGAGCCTGATTCAGGAAAAACTGGAATGGCTCAAAAGGGATTTGGATACTTGGCAGCAGGTTACTGTAAGTACGGATTATACAGATAGGTGTAGCAACCTGCAATGCTAA
- a CDS encoding carbonic anhydrase, whose protein sequence is MSRINGFVGRRNFLRLAGVGSVGIGASAVGSLLWQGETAVAQKPTNTTEKPQPVNPQAALARLLEGNKRFVEGKRLNPNQSRLRLQETAVAQYPFAAILGCADSRVPAEIVFDQGLGDLFVVRVAGNVASQTAIGSLEFATAVLGAQLIVVVGHARCGAVIAATKGDPLPGRIGVFVEEIKPAVERVRNKTGDLEENSIIANVQYQAERLAESSTILRGLIKEGKLRIVGGRYDLASGKVTLLT, encoded by the coding sequence ATGAGCCGAATTAACGGGTTTGTTGGCAGACGAAATTTTTTGAGATTAGCTGGTGTAGGTAGTGTTGGTATTGGTGCTAGTGCTGTTGGTAGTTTACTTTGGCAAGGAGAAACAGCTGTTGCTCAAAAACCAACAAATACTACAGAAAAACCTCAACCAGTAAATCCACAAGCAGCTTTGGCTAGGTTACTTGAAGGAAATAAGCGCTTTGTTGAGGGTAAGCGTCTCAATCCTAACCAATCAAGATTGCGTTTACAAGAAACGGCAGTGGCACAATATCCTTTTGCCGCTATACTTGGTTGTGCAGATTCTAGAGTACCTGCGGAGATAGTTTTTGACCAAGGATTAGGGGATTTATTTGTTGTTCGGGTTGCAGGTAATGTAGCTAGTCAAACTGCTATAGGTAGTTTAGAGTTTGCCACAGCTGTATTAGGCGCACAATTAATTGTAGTTGTAGGTCATGCAAGATGTGGTGCAGTAATTGCAGCAACTAAGGGTGATCCTCTTCCGGGAAGAATTGGTGTTTTTGTGGAAGAAATTAAGCCTGCTGTGGAAAGAGTGAGAAATAAAACTGGCGATTTAGAAGAAAATTCTATTATTGCCAATGTGCAATATCAGGCGGAAAGATTAGCAGAAAGTTCGACTATTTTAAGAGGTCTAATTAAAGAGGGTAAACTCAGAATTGTTGGCGGTCGTTATGATTTAGCTAGTGGCAAAGTGACTTTGTTAACTTAA
- a CDS encoding shikimate kinase: MLKDIILIGPIGTGKSTLGNLLAQKLNLPQVSMDELRYEYYQQIGYDDDLAKKLRLEKGFLAAYQYWKPFEAYAVEKLVAEHSNCVIDFGAGHSVYDDAGLFYRVQKVLEPYLNVVLVLPSPDLDESIKIIKERIGEFQDGEMDLHEYFVKHPANYKLAKILVYTKGKTPEETRDEILSLIKTSS, encoded by the coding sequence ATGCTAAAAGATATTATCTTAATTGGCCCTATTGGAACTGGGAAAAGTACACTGGGTAATTTACTAGCCCAAAAGCTCAATTTGCCTCAAGTTTCAATGGATGAATTGCGCTATGAATACTATCAGCAGATTGGTTATGATGATGATTTAGCAAAGAAGCTAAGACTTGAAAAGGGATTTTTAGCAGCATATCAATATTGGAAGCCATTTGAGGCTTATGCAGTAGAAAAGTTGGTTGCTGAACACAGCAATTGTGTAATTGATTTTGGTGCAGGTCATTCAGTTTATGACGATGCTGGGTTATTCTATCGTGTACAGAAGGTACTAGAACCTTACCTAAATGTAGTTTTGGTGCTTCCCTCTCCCGATTTAGATGAGTCGATAAAAATTATTAAAGAGAGAATTGGCGAGTTTCAGGATGGTGAAATGGACTTGCACGAATACTTTGTTAAACATCCTGCAAATTACAAGTTAGCCAAGATTTTAGTTTATACGAAAGGTAAAACCCCAGAAGAAACACGCGACGAAATTTTGAGCTTAATCAAAACTAGTTCTTAG
- a CDS encoding phosphatase PAP2 family protein encodes MLLQRSPKSTINDGSSHLSKGYSFIRAVHTGVKGRVRFKVNGLYRCEALKKYLEVRLSKLDIITQATANPLTGNVLVIFDPKFTLDAIASLLQNIVLDYRKVSVNFPTIAQSATKPEHQPQLDKLIPCLATAAILTSSAGLLFRYGLDESILLAIQQLHNPLLDRIMQSTTFLGEPLPLLLISSSFGLQLWHNHRRRDAASLGIATVGAVGLNYLLKEIFARARPALWDYTVHAVHYSFPSGHAMVSTAVYGYIGYALAKEFPQWREPILASTVTLILAIGFSRLYLGVHWPTDVLIGYAAGLLWLIVCISIFRASQQQRWLWGEDGGRI; translated from the coding sequence ATGTTATTACAGCGATCGCCAAAATCAACAATTAACGATGGTTCTAGTCATCTATCCAAAGGCTACTCTTTCATTAGAGCAGTACATACTGGCGTTAAAGGTAGAGTTAGATTTAAGGTAAATGGACTTTATCGTTGTGAAGCGCTGAAAAAATATCTGGAAGTACGTTTATCAAAGCTAGATATCATTACTCAGGCAACGGCAAATCCACTAACGGGTAATGTGCTGGTCATTTTTGATCCCAAGTTTACCTTGGATGCGATCGCCTCTTTGCTGCAAAATATTGTTTTAGATTACAGAAAGGTTTCAGTCAATTTCCCCACAATTGCACAGTCAGCGACAAAACCTGAGCATCAACCACAATTAGACAAATTGATCCCCTGTCTAGCAACAGCCGCTATCCTGACCTCTAGTGCTGGACTTTTGTTTAGATATGGTTTAGATGAAAGTATATTACTAGCGATTCAGCAACTCCATAATCCCCTGCTTGATCGGATTATGCAATCCACCACGTTTTTAGGGGAACCACTACCCTTGTTATTAATATCTTCCAGCTTCGGTTTGCAACTGTGGCATAATCATCGCCGTCGGGACGCAGCCAGTTTGGGTATAGCTACAGTGGGTGCAGTTGGATTAAATTACTTGTTAAAAGAGATATTTGCTAGAGCGCGTCCCGCATTGTGGGATTATACTGTACATGCGGTTCATTACAGTTTTCCTAGCGGTCATGCAATGGTTTCTACCGCAGTTTACGGCTATATCGGCTATGCTTTAGCCAAAGAATTTCCCCAATGGCGCGAACCAATTCTAGCCTCTACTGTAACTCTAATTTTGGCGATCGGTTTTAGTCGACTTTATCTGGGTGTACATTGGCCTACTGACGTACTAATTGGCTACGCAGCAGGTTTGTTATGGTTAATTGTCTGTATTTCTATTTTTAGAGCTTCCCAACAGCAACGATGGCTATGGGGTGAGGATGGTGGGAGGATATAA
- the phoU gene encoding phosphate signaling complex protein PhoU, with the protein MKAVVYSPNSENPQLARAIRRLERDVLRMGALVEQSFRLSHQALFFRNLTAAEELPRLDKKIDRFYRQIESDCTSIMTLQAPSAQDLRCLSAFMQLVRDLERIGDYAKDLAEIAIKIFPYPPHPSLPEIAIMAHHAQAMLATSLVALADLDEAGGRSIKHLDDAVDHAYDRVYQMLAQQRDVQGVVEPIILLALAIRCLERMADHATNIGQRVAYIVTGQRS; encoded by the coding sequence GTGAAAGCTGTCGTGTATAGCCCCAACTCGGAAAATCCTCAGTTAGCACGCGCCATAAGGCGCTTAGAACGGGATGTGTTACGCATGGGTGCTTTGGTAGAACAATCATTCCGCCTCAGCCACCAAGCTTTATTTTTCCGCAACTTAACAGCAGCTGAGGAACTTCCCCGCTTAGATAAAAAAATAGACCGTTTTTATAGACAAATAGAATCAGATTGTACATCAATCATGACCTTACAAGCACCATCAGCACAAGATTTGCGCTGTTTGAGTGCTTTTATGCAGTTAGTACGCGATTTAGAGCGTATTGGCGATTATGCTAAAGATTTAGCTGAAATAGCAATCAAAATCTTTCCCTATCCACCCCACCCATCTCTACCAGAGATTGCCATTATGGCGCATCATGCCCAAGCCATGTTAGCAACTAGCTTAGTAGCTTTGGCAGATTTAGACGAAGCTGGGGGACGCAGTATCAAGCACTTAGATGATGCTGTAGATCATGCCTACGACCGAGTTTATCAAATGTTAGCCCAACAACGAGATGTGCAAGGTGTGGTTGAACCAATTATCCTTCTAGCTTTGGCAATTCGTTGTCTAGAACGGATGGCAGACCATGCAACTAACATCGGTCAACGAGTAGCATACATTGTTACTGGTCAGCGATCGTAA
- a CDS encoding ABC transporter ATP-binding protein, which produces MSGSAPNSAPLLEVENVHAGYIKDVDILQGVNFRVEPGELVTVIGPNGAGKSTLAKTIFGLLTPHTGTINFKGKNIAGLKSNQIVRLGMCYVPQIANVFPSLSVEENLEMGAFIRNDSVQPLKDKIFTMFPRLSDRRRQRAGTLSGGERQMLAMGKALMLEPSLLVLDEPSAALSPILVTQVFEQIKQINQGGTAIILVEQNARKALEMADRGYVLESGRDAISGPGQELLNDPKVAELYLGAGKGH; this is translated from the coding sequence ATGTCAGGTTCAGCACCAAACTCTGCTCCTCTGCTAGAAGTTGAGAACGTCCATGCAGGATACATCAAGGATGTAGATATCTTGCAAGGTGTCAATTTTCGCGTTGAACCAGGAGAATTAGTTACAGTAATTGGCCCTAACGGTGCTGGTAAATCGACCTTAGCAAAAACCATTTTTGGGCTTCTGACACCCCATACAGGCACAATAAATTTTAAAGGGAAGAATATTGCTGGACTCAAATCAAATCAAATTGTCCGGCTGGGAATGTGCTATGTTCCACAAATTGCCAATGTCTTTCCTTCGTTGAGTGTAGAAGAGAACTTAGAAATGGGGGCATTTATTCGCAATGATAGTGTACAACCATTGAAAGACAAAATCTTTACGATGTTTCCTAGATTAAGCGATCGCCGCCGTCAACGAGCTGGTACTCTCTCTGGTGGAGAACGCCAAATGTTAGCGATGGGCAAAGCTTTAATGTTAGAACCCAGTTTACTAGTATTAGATGAACCTTCAGCCGCTTTGTCACCAATTTTGGTAACACAAGTATTTGAACAAATTAAACAAATTAACCAAGGTGGAACAGCTATTATCCTCGTCGAACAAAATGCCCGTAAAGCCCTAGAAATGGCAGACCGTGGTTACGTACTAGAATCAGGACGCGATGCCATATCCGGCCCTGGACAAGAGTTGTTAAATGATCCCAAGGTAGCCGAACTGTACTTAGGCGCGGGAAAGGGGCATTGA
- a CDS encoding winged helix-turn-helix domain-containing protein, giving the protein MYTSESIKYSARTEIGQTSRILVVEDEELIQEMLAVALEEEGYGVVTAPDGRSAIEYLKSFEPNGGDFPFDLIILDLMLPQINGLDICRLLRHQGNPVPILMLSAKGSETDRVLGLEVGADDYLTKPFSMRELVARCRALLRRQRLSALPQLPVLKFKDVSLNPQECRVLVRGQEVNLSPKEFRLLELFMSYARRVWSREQLLDQVWGPDFVGDSKTVDVHIRWLREKLELDPSHPEYIVTVRGFGYRFG; this is encoded by the coding sequence ATGTACACCAGTGAATCGATTAAGTATTCGGCTAGAACAGAGATTGGACAAACCAGTCGGATTCTGGTAGTAGAAGATGAAGAACTCATCCAAGAAATGCTAGCAGTAGCACTGGAAGAGGAAGGTTATGGAGTCGTTACAGCACCTGATGGGCGTTCGGCTATAGAGTATCTCAAAAGTTTTGAACCTAACGGGGGGGATTTTCCCTTCGATTTGATTATTCTGGATTTGATGTTACCTCAAATCAATGGGCTGGATATCTGCCGCTTACTACGTCATCAAGGCAACCCAGTACCGATTTTAATGCTCAGTGCTAAGGGTAGCGAAACCGATCGCGTTTTAGGTTTAGAAGTAGGGGCAGATGACTACTTAACTAAACCCTTTAGTATGCGGGAATTAGTGGCACGTTGTCGCGCTTTACTCCGTCGTCAACGCCTAAGTGCGTTACCTCAACTACCAGTGCTGAAATTCAAAGATGTATCTTTGAATCCTCAAGAGTGTCGCGTGTTAGTACGGGGACAAGAGGTAAATCTTTCACCCAAAGAGTTCCGCTTACTAGAGTTATTCATGAGTTACGCTAGGCGGGTATGGTCGCGGGAACAATTGCTAGACCAGGTATGGGGGCCGGATTTTGTCGGCGATAGCAAAACTGTGGATGTCCACATCCGTTGGTTGCGGGAAAAACTAGAACTAGACCCCAGCCACCCAGAATATATTGTGACTGTAAGAGGATTTGGATATCGATTCGGATAA
- a CDS encoding PAS domain-containing sensor histidine kinase — protein MLLLGFLLGLAVGLGFWIWQQVQLNRYLTQVAQPAHRNSKMKVALPLLPLLRRKIATLNQHGHDLQQSVQTYQNILEIAPVGYLQVDEENQLLWCNQLAREILYLQRWQPGQVRLLLELVRSYELDRLIEQTRDRQKPQTKEWIFHPSCDNAAEMPTIKSLLLRAFSLPLPNGQVGVFLENRQPLLDMNQVRERSFSDLAHELRTPLTSIRLVVETLQNRLEPPLNRWVDRLMQEVDRLVNLVQSWLELTQMEANPTMQLHMETVELRSLIASVWETLEPLAQRQNLSISYTGPEKLLIKADSARIYQVFLNLFDNSIKYSSPNSSIKIKAEILSFKKNHEDNSHPAMLEINLIDAGEGFADEDLPHVFERFYRGDKARKHTALPDTNIVGNGLGLAIVRQIILAHGGSIKAMNHPQTGGAWIQIHIPEVVAN, from the coding sequence ATGCTTTTATTGGGATTTCTTCTGGGTTTAGCGGTAGGCCTTGGGTTTTGGATTTGGCAACAGGTTCAATTAAACCGCTACCTGACGCAAGTCGCCCAACCTGCACATCGTAATTCTAAAATGAAGGTGGCGTTGCCGTTGCTTCCTCTTTTACGGCGAAAAATTGCCACCCTCAACCAGCATGGGCATGATTTGCAGCAGTCAGTCCAAACATACCAAAACATACTAGAAATTGCGCCAGTCGGTTATTTACAAGTTGATGAAGAAAATCAACTGTTGTGGTGTAATCAACTAGCCAGAGAAATTCTCTACTTACAAAGATGGCAACCAGGGCAGGTGCGTTTGTTGCTAGAATTGGTGCGGTCTTATGAACTTGACCGCTTAATTGAGCAAACACGCGATCGCCAAAAACCGCAAACTAAAGAATGGATATTTCATCCCTCCTGTGATAATGCGGCAGAAATGCCCACCATCAAATCGCTTTTGTTGCGGGCTTTTAGTTTACCCTTACCCAATGGACAAGTAGGAGTTTTTCTAGAAAATCGCCAACCCCTACTAGATATGAATCAAGTGCGGGAGAGGTCTTTCTCTGATTTAGCCCACGAATTACGCACACCCCTAACTTCCATTCGACTGGTAGTAGAAACCCTGCAAAATCGCTTAGAACCGCCCTTAAATCGCTGGGTAGACCGTTTGATGCAGGAAGTTGATAGGTTGGTGAACTTAGTACAAAGCTGGCTAGAACTCACCCAGATGGAAGCTAACCCTACCATGCAACTGCACATGGAAACGGTAGAATTGCGATCGCTCATTGCTTCTGTGTGGGAAACTCTAGAACCCCTAGCACAGCGTCAAAACTTATCTATCTCCTATACTGGCCCGGAAAAGCTCTTAATTAAAGCCGACTCAGCCAGGATTTATCAGGTATTCCTCAATCTATTCGATAACAGTATTAAATACAGTTCGCCCAATAGTAGTATTAAAATTAAAGCAGAAATTTTATCTTTTAAGAAGAATCATGAAGATAATTCTCATCCGGCAATGTTAGAAATAAACCTCATCGATGCTGGTGAAGGCTTTGCTGATGAAGATTTACCCCACGTTTTCGAGCGATTTTATCGAGGAGACAAAGCGCGTAAGCACACAGCTTTGCCAGATACTAATATTGTAGGTAATGGCTTAGGTTTAGCGATCGTCAGGCAGATTATCTTAGCTCATGGTGGTTCCATCAAAGCTATGAATCATCCCCAAACAGGTGGTGCATGGATACAAATTCATATACCTGAAGTGGTGGCAAACTAA
- a CDS encoding type II CAAX prenyl endopeptidase Rce1 family protein has protein sequence MRNKKPYKEERLYQNTKGIGAFAVLIVLSAIAILLLYQTSLSAVVKDSNYAIHKRQDFNQSWFYPIKQTLNSNLYQPLGKWVGRLLLPNQQQIQPGSDWVWMEVQHAPPEAQNLVGQIIRLEWQNKPQLQSYVQAIQQNINFTDGTRESQSQGIIHPYRLDGREKVGPLQSLAGARPDDDVIVTLDDAQLVGSGSQPRLQIVQEPVMVTGRFYGLVKILNPEPTSRQYPVPPTCPGTPPCPSDYFRVRHYNPASGNFDGVEETIRIPQQVVDTRNIPPSTPRQIEKSPAGIAGWYIYGAKNTQGIFTVQSIVPRSLLQLQPQYVVLGEQAGLVYIRNQNWQIKPQDKGTIRTVLLDPSTSQPQVAASNWQIGERAIVLHNFGGIGGRKTEGSAAFTITGHFAFGIAQVVRDPITKELQFAIEYQQIYANNADGIISGRHTWADFMGNLQWGWAATRPISDVLIKFPPVTQDYDFSGIKLSPITEFQRQLKVMMARYRTGDGTGSATVSPATSCVQDASQALYTAIQIITKQVASNPAIQQWLSNHPDDPQTLRFAQLVSLSSSLKRQLTPLGIVRADWQSNADYLMGIDYEKKPFRERSLWAALTSWRTMVPRQAHDELASLFLRHGAKLWFLRTNQIGGENPDIAPVAPTLGLGDITIPFTNIAPIPIFLNRILASLVIPEKRDWLIVGITVLIYCAIAIPLGLRSGFLFWSFTPSKPFYQLAIIFRTIISPALIEELAFRVLPLPHPLEVINWYGWTLWAGLILLLFILYHPLNAKTFYRAGFPTFFHPIFLTLTGLLGLCCTIAYGLTGSLWAIVFIHWIVVSVWLVALGGGKKLIGY, from the coding sequence ATGAGAAATAAAAAACCGTATAAGGAAGAACGGTTGTATCAAAATACAAAAGGAATAGGAGCCTTCGCTGTCTTAATAGTACTAAGTGCGATCGCCATCTTGCTGCTTTATCAAACATCACTATCGGCAGTTGTGAAAGACAGCAATTACGCCATTCACAAACGGCAAGATTTCAATCAATCATGGTTTTATCCTATCAAGCAAACCCTCAACTCCAATCTTTATCAACCTTTGGGAAAGTGGGTAGGTAGATTATTACTCCCAAATCAGCAGCAGATACAACCGGGGTCAGATTGGGTATGGATGGAAGTCCAACACGCGCCACCAGAAGCCCAAAACCTAGTAGGACAAATTATACGCTTGGAATGGCAAAATAAACCCCAGTTACAGTCCTATGTGCAAGCGATACAGCAAAATATCAACTTTACTGATGGTACAAGGGAGAGTCAATCCCAAGGTATTATTCACCCGTATCGCCTGGATGGACGTGAAAAAGTGGGGCCTTTGCAATCTCTGGCTGGCGCTAGACCTGATGATGATGTGATTGTCACTCTAGATGATGCCCAATTAGTTGGAAGCGGTAGTCAGCCACGCCTACAAATTGTCCAGGAACCCGTAATGGTTACAGGCAGGTTTTATGGTTTAGTCAAAATTCTCAATCCCGAACCTACCAGCCGTCAATATCCTGTACCCCCAACTTGTCCAGGTACTCCCCCCTGTCCCAGCGATTATTTTCGTGTGCGTCATTATAATCCCGCCTCTGGAAATTTTGACGGTGTAGAGGAAACCATTAGGATTCCCCAACAGGTCGTAGATACTAGAAATATTCCCCCTTCTACCCCTAGACAGATAGAAAAATCACCAGCCGGAATTGCGGGTTGGTATATTTATGGTGCTAAAAATACTCAAGGTATATTTACTGTCCAGAGTATAGTACCGCGATCGCTCTTACAACTCCAGCCGCAATATGTGGTCTTAGGGGAACAAGCAGGGTTAGTTTATATTAGAAACCAGAATTGGCAAATTAAACCCCAAGATAAAGGGACAATCAGGACTGTTTTACTTGATCCCAGTACCAGCCAACCCCAAGTCGCTGCATCTAATTGGCAAATAGGCGAACGCGCCATAGTCTTACATAACTTTGGCGGTATTGGTGGGAGAAAGACTGAAGGTAGTGCTGCTTTTACAATCACAGGACATTTCGCGTTTGGTATAGCCCAAGTAGTGCGTGATCCCATCACCAAAGAATTACAATTTGCCATTGAGTATCAACAAATTTATGCCAATAACGCCGATGGGATCATTTCTGGCAGACATACTTGGGCAGATTTCATGGGCAACTTACAATGGGGATGGGCAGCTACAAGACCGATATCTGATGTATTGATTAAGTTTCCCCCAGTGACTCAAGATTATGATTTTTCCGGGATCAAGCTTTCCCCCATCACAGAATTTCAGCGACAGTTAAAAGTCATGATGGCACGCTATCGCACAGGTGATGGTACTGGTAGCGCCACGGTTTCCCCAGCCACCTCTTGCGTTCAAGATGCTAGCCAAGCACTTTACACTGCCATACAAATTATCACTAAGCAAGTCGCCTCCAACCCAGCAATTCAGCAATGGTTGAGTAATCATCCTGATGATCCCCAGACTTTACGCTTTGCACAGTTAGTCAGTTTGAGTTCGTCTTTGAAACGACAGTTAACACCTTTGGGGATCGTGCGTGCAGACTGGCAAAGCAATGCAGATTATCTCATGGGGATCGATTATGAGAAAAAACCTTTCCGCGAGCGCAGTCTTTGGGCAGCTTTGACTAGTTGGCGGACAATGGTTCCCAGACAAGCACATGATGAACTAGCCTCTTTATTCCTGAGACATGGTGCTAAACTCTGGTTTTTACGCACCAATCAAATAGGTGGCGAAAACCCGGATATCGCCCCCGTCGCCCCAACGCTGGGATTAGGAGATATCACGATCCCCTTCACTAACATTGCACCTATACCCATTTTCTTAAACCGCATATTAGCATCCTTGGTAATCCCAGAAAAGCGTGATTGGCTCATCGTGGGCATTACAGTTTTAATATATTGTGCGATCGCCATACCTTTAGGTTTACGTTCTGGCTTTTTGTTTTGGAGTTTTACCCCCAGCAAACCCTTCTATCAACTAGCAATCATCTTCCGTACCATCATCTCACCCGCCCTAATCGAAGAACTAGCTTTCCGTGTATTACCCCTTCCCCATCCCTTGGAAGTAATTAACTGGTATGGATGGACATTATGGGCAGGATTGATATTACTCTTATTTATCCTCTATCATCCCTTAAACGCCAAAACCTTCTACCGGGCTGGATTTCCCACCTTTTTTCATCCCATCTTTCTCACCTTAACCGGACTTTTAGGTTTGTGCTGTACAATAGCCTATGGTTTGACTGGTTCTTTGTGGGCGATCGTCTTCATCCATTGGATTGTAGTATCAGTCTGGCTAGTAGCTTTAGGAGGCGGAAAAAAGCTTATTGGTTATTAG
- a CDS encoding Mo-dependent nitrogenase C-terminal domain-containing protein — MTVLQTEKKHIVLSAVINPIVNRQKNHQRKVDLLQPLRQWIDALEIQNRKVAHFIAKLIPAQCPFERDIVLFGRIIAHIPPMCKLNPLYEQFIGLRFRALCYLVDQCGEDIQSYC, encoded by the coding sequence ATGACTGTGCTACAGACTGAAAAAAAACATATTGTCTTATCTGCTGTTATTAACCCCATTGTTAATCGACAAAAAAATCATCAACGTAAAGTTGATTTATTGCAACCTTTACGTCAGTGGATTGATGCACTAGAAATTCAAAATCGTAAAGTAGCTCACTTTATTGCTAAATTAATTCCTGCTCAGTGTCCTTTCGAGCGTGACATCGTATTGTTTGGTCGCATAATTGCCCATATTCCTCCTATGTGTAAACTTAATCCCTTGTATGAGCAATTTATTGGTTTACGTTTTCGCGCTTTATGTTATTTAGTTGATCAATGTGGAGAGGATATCCAGTCCTACTGCTAA
- a CDS encoding cupin domain-containing protein, whose amino-acid sequence MEIKIEHQPSPEILQKLGVCKWIIWQKEITKFPWTDDTQETCYFLEGDVIVTPDSRQPIKIGKRDLVTFASGMSCIWEIKGGVKKHYSAN is encoded by the coding sequence ATCGAAATCAAAATTGAGCATCAACCTAGTCCCGAAATCCTTCAAAAGTTAGGTGTTTGCAAATGGATAATTTGGCAAAAAGAAATCACCAAATTTCCTTGGACTGATGATACTCAAGAAACGTGTTACTTTTTAGAGGGTGATGTTATTGTTACGCCTGATAGTAGACAACCAATAAAAATAGGTAAAAGAGATTTAGTTACTTTTGCGTCTGGGATGTCTTGTATATGGGAAATTAAAGGCGGCGTAAAGAAACATTATTCTGCTAACTAG
- a CDS encoding carbonic anhydrase — MQVAGNVASDMAIASLEYAMSVLDTRLIVVLGHEQCGAVAASVKNEALSGKMNYLVEKIKPALAKVEPTNNNFYHAAVIANIQYQAEILQQKSKILSQLIDKSQIKIVRHVYDIDTGKVTTIA, encoded by the coding sequence GTGCAGGTGGCTGGTAATGTTGCTAGTGATATGGCGATCGCTAGCTTAGAATATGCTATGTCTGTGCTTGATACAAGGTTAATTGTGGTTCTAGGTCATGAACAATGTGGCGCTGTGGCAGCCAGCGTTAAAAATGAAGCACTTTCCGGTAAGATGAACTATCTTGTGGAAAAAATTAAACCAGCCTTAGCAAAAGTAGAACCAACAAATAATAATTTTTATCACGCAGCAGTTATTGCCAATATTCAATATCAAGCTGAAATACTCCAACAAAAATCAAAAATATTGAGTCAATTAATTGATAAAAGTCAAATAAAAATTGTTAGACATGTCTACGATATTGATACAGGAAAAGTAACAACTATTGCTTAA